Below is a genomic region from Kribbella qitaiheensis.
CGGAGGCGCCCTTGTTCGCCGCCTCCATCACGCCCGGGCCGCCGCCGGTGATCACGGCGTAGCCGGCCTCGACCAGCTTGTGCCCGAACCGCTCCGCGGCGGCGTACATCGGATCGTTCGGCTTCGTCCGCGCCGAGCCGAAGACGCTGATGGCAGCACCGAGCTCGGCGAGCATGCCGAAGCCCTCGATGAACTCCGACTGGATCCGCAGCACTCGCCAGGGGTCGGTGTGCACCCAGTCCGACGGTCCACGGCTGTCGAGCAGGCGCTGCTCGGAGGTCGACTGCTGTACCTGGTTACGCCGCATCACCACGGGCCCGCGCTGCTGCGACTGCGGGCGGTCCGGGTGGATAGATGGTTCTGCCATGCCCCAAGATTAGTGCGGCGGCCCACCCGCGACCCGCAGTACGGCCGCGTCCAACCGGCTGTGCAGCCGGTTCTATTCCGCTGTCAACCAGCTCCTCAGCCGCTGTTCACACTGCTCGATCTCCGCCTCCGGCACGTATTCCTCCTGCTTGTGCGCCAGCAGCGGGTCCCCCGGCCCGTAGTTCACCGCCGGTACGCCGAGCAGCGTGAACCGCGCCACGTCGGTCCAGCCGAACTTCGGCTGCGGTTCGCCACCGACAGCCGCCAGGAACGCCGCCGCGGCCGGTCGCTCGAGCCCCGGCAGCCCACCCGGCGCCGAATCCGTGATCGCGACCTCGAACCCGTCGAACACCTCGCGGACATGCGCCTCGGCCTCCGCCTCCGACCGGCTCGGCGCGAACCGGTAGTTGACCGTCACCGTGCACAGATCCGGTACGACGTTGCCCGCGACGCCACCGCCGATCCCGACCGCGTTCAGGCCTTCGCGGTACTCCAGCCCGTCGATCGGCACCCGGCGCGGCTCGTACGCCGACAGCCGGGCCAGGATCTCCCCGGCGGCATGGATCGCGTTCTTGCCCATCCACGAGCGAGCCGAGTGGGCCCGTTCGCCACGCGTCGTCACCTCTGCCCGCATGGTGCCCTGGCAGCCGGCCTCGACCACCGCGTTCGACGGCTCCATCACGACGGCGAAGACGCCCTGCAGCAGTTCGGGGTCGGACTGGGACAGCTTGAACAGCCCGTTCCGCTCGGCCTCGATCTCCTCGCAGTCATAGAACACGTAGGTGACGTCGCGGACCGGCTCGGTCAGCGTCGCCGCGAGCCGGAGCCCGACTGCGACCCCACCCTTCATGTCGCAGGCGCCGAGACCGTGGATCAGCCCGTCCGCGCGCCGCGACGGCAGGTTGTCGTTCAGCGGCACGGTGTCGAGGTGGCCGGCGATCACGATCCGCTCGTCGCGGCCGAGCTCCGTCCGGGCGACCACCGTGTTGCCGTGCCGGCTGACGGTCAGATGCGCGTACGCCGACAGCGCCGACTCCACCGCGTCGGCCAGTTCCTCCTCGGTCCCGCTCACCGACGAGATGTCGACCAGCGACTCGGTCAGGTCCGGTCCGGACTGGGTCAGATCAAGCTTGGCCATCAGACTCCTCGGCAGGTGGCAGGAAAACACAGAACTCGTTGCCCTCGGGATCGGCGCAAACCCACCAGCCGATCTCGTCATCCTTGGGCCGCAGCAGTGTCGCACCCGCGTCGAGGACGGGCTGCAGGTCGTCCGCACTGACGTCCCAGTGGATCCGGTTCTTCACCGTCTTCGGCTCCGGCACCGGATTGAAGACCCAGTACGGGAACGGCAGCCCGGGCACGTTCTCCAGCCAGTACCACGGGTCGGCGGGATCGTGAGCGACGTCGCCGCCGACCAGCCCGCCCACCAGCGTGCCTGCGCCTCCGGATCGACCGAGTCGACCACCAGCTCCATCAACCTGTACGCCGGGACGCTGTCGCGCACGAACCCGCAGAACTCACCGCCCTCGGGATCCCCCAGCACCGCCCAGTGCTTCTCGTCGGTGATCGGGCTCTGCACCGTCGCGCCGAGCTTCTCCAGCTCGTCGATCGCCCCCGTGTGCACGTCCAGGTGCACCCGCTGCTTGGCCGTCCGCGGCTCACTGACCTGGTTGATCCAGATGGTCTTCTCCGGCCTGTCCCCCACCAGCACCGCCGGGTTGTCCGCCGGCGACGTCAACCCCAGCACCCGCCCCCAGAACGAGGTCATCACGCTGCGACAGCTGACGTCCACACAAAGATCCTTG
It encodes:
- a CDS encoding VOC family protein, which produces MDVSCRSVMTSFWGRVLGLTSPADNPAVLVGDRPEKTIWINQVSEPRTAKQRVHLDVHTGAIDELEKLGATVQSPITDEKHWAVLGDPEGGEFCGFVRDSVPAYRLMELVVDSVDPEAQARWWAGWSAATSLTIPPTRGTGWRTCPGCRSRTGSSIRCRSRRR
- a CDS encoding VOC family protein, giving the protein MPGLPFPYWVFNPVPEPKTVKNRIHWDVSADDLQPVLDAGATLLRPKDDEIGWWVCADPEGNEFCVFLPPAEESDGQA
- the dapE gene encoding succinyl-diaminopimelate desuccinylase codes for the protein MAKLDLTQSGPDLTESLVDISSVSGTEEELADAVESALSAYAHLTVSRHGNTVVARTELGRDERIVIAGHLDTVPLNDNLPSRRADGLIHGLGACDMKGGVAVGLRLAATLTEPVRDVTYVFYDCEEIEAERNGLFKLSQSDPELLQGVFAVVMEPSNAVVEAGCQGTMRAEVTTRGERAHSARSWMGKNAIHAAGEILARLSAYEPRRVPIDGLEYREGLNAVGIGGGVAGNVVPDLCTVTVNYRFAPSRSEAEAEAHVREVFDGFEVAITDSAPGGLPGLERPAAAAFLAAVGGEPQPKFGWTDVARFTLLGVPAVNYGPGDPLLAHKQEEYVPEAEIEQCEQRLRSWLTAE